The Oryzias latipes chromosome 8, ASM223467v1 genomic interval TTGGCGTGAGAAGCGTGATCCGGAGCCCGCGCGCCGCCCTGACACGTTTAACCTCCGCACTGATTACATCACGCAGGTGACCGCACACGCCGCCTCAGAGTGGGAGGGAGAcgcaacagcaaaataaataaataaatgaagtaaataaaaatgggGAGCGACAGCATGTACGCCCCACCTCTGTTGGTGACGTCACAACAGGGAAGTGGGTGGAAAAGGGCATTATGGGAAATATCAATTCACTGTTGCACGAATTTAACAGCAATAAAACTGTCCATTTACTATTTCCGAGCACGCACCCCCTAAACGCACGCGCACAGAGAAATGAGTACTTCAGGATcccagaaaaaaggaaacatacaattaaaaaaaagtaatttttgaaacagaaaaatgttaccCAGAGAATAAAATGACTATTATTAAAGTAATAAACGCAAAATGTCAAAAGTACAATTAATACCAAAGTatgcaaagtttttgttgttactgtttttgttatttttatttatatttgtaaaaattcCATCGTTTTAAATTAAAGCTCGATCCAAATCTGAACagaaacatttcaatgtttttcaactttattacacttttctctgtttacattttttccagtgAACTTCTtcacagcagggggggggggggggtccgtatgacacccacccccaccccaccccccacccccgctaACAGGCTAGGCTAGCAGGCTAGCAGCTGCCGCGTTCAGAGACCCGTTCAGACGCGCCGGCTTCGTCCACGTTCCGGTGCTGTTAGGACCGATCCGAACCTCCGAACAGTCCCAGACGACCTGGAGGGACCGCGCAACCCGAAGGCTCGCTagcttgccccccccccctgatcAAAAGGTGAAGATGATTAAGCTGTTTTCTCTaaagcagcagaagaaagaCGAGGAATCTGCTGGAGGAAACAGAGCCGGAGCCGGGGGGAAGAAAGCCAGCGCGGCCCAGCTCCGAATACAGAAAGGTGGGCTCCTCCTCTGCACCGGCCCGGGACCGCCGCCGGTCCTCCGGGAGGGCCTGCTGCTGTCTGCGCGCTTTCAGGCAGCTCCGGTCCCCGGACGGAGGGAAGTCCGGGCCGGCAGCGGCGACAGTTCCGGCTAACGGCTAGCATGCTAACCTAGCTGCTAGCTGTTAGCCACGGCTAACCTCGAAAACAAAGTGATGAGCAGCTGTGGgggggttaacccttgtgctatctcagatgacccccccccctccttccattgaggtgttctccctaccatgacaaaggtggataaaggtggaaagatttcatgtaatccatggacaccagtgaagatcacaaatcattgaagaaaaaaggttcagagctctgtctagtgggtctagatgacccactgtctagtgggtctagatgaccccactcccaatgttaaagtgcctaggatagcacaaggggtacaCGCCTTCCACCGGGGACAGGGGGGCAAATCTGGAGTGAAGTTGGCCAGAACCAAACAggaggagtgggggggggggggggggggggactcggGTGATTTAATTGTCCAATCTGAAATGTCTAAGCAGAGCCTAAATGCAAACATAGTATGATGTCCAGAGCTAGAAGCTATTTCAGGTAGGGTGGGGCTGGCTCCAGGTGCGCCCTCCAGGTGCGCAGGTGCATCCTCCAGGTGCGCAGGTGCACCCTCCAGGTGCGCAGGTGCACCCTCCAGGTGCGCAGGTGCACCCTCCAGGTGCGCAGGTGCACCCTCCAGGTGCGCCCTCCAGGTGCACCCTCCAGGTGCGCCCTCCAGGTGCACCCTCCAGGTGCACCCTCCAGGTGCGCCCTCCAGGTGCACCCTCCAGGTGCGCCCTCCAGGTGCACCCTCCAGGTGCTGTCCTGTGATGAAGAGAAGGATCCTGAACGGCAGGTGTTTGTGTTCCAGACATCAACGAGCTGAACCTGCCAAAGACGTGCGAGATCAGCTTCCCCGACGATGACGACCTACTCAACTTCAGGCTCATCATCTCGCCGGATGAGGTGCGTGTTTGATTCCTAGCAGTGCAGACGTTCACGTTTACACtcggctgtgtgtgtgtggggggggggggggggggtcatgtgaccacagatGGACATCATGTAGCCGAGGTTCCTCGTGTTCCTGCTGGATTCTGGAGCATTTCAAAGAGCAGCAGTTAACctggattttcagaataaaagccagGTATCCTGTTGAACTCCCGGAGGGAATTTCAAACCAAGTGGAAGCAAAAAGAAGGAATTCTTCATGATTGTTCATCATCATGTTCCTCATGAATCCACTCCGTGATTCTTCTCCCCTGAGATGATTGGTCAAAGTCCTGCTGCTGCTTGTGTTCACGTCAGGGACCTcatgtaaaactttatttaaactgcaGACAGATGACAGACAGAGAGCTAAACCCAGAGTGCGGGCTGTCAGGCGGAACACTCATGTGGCACTGCGGTGCTGGTCGGATCCAGTCGCAGGCAAAACCAGTTTTTGGTAGACGGGTCTCCAGGGGGGCTGGGCGTGTCATGGGTTTGAGCCTTGCCTGTCATACCAGAGTACTCTGATTACTCTGGGGGTGGAGGCTCTGAGCCCATACCATTAGTCCTCCGCCACCATGCTTCATAGATTCCATATTTTGTAGTGCTGCCCTGTAAGTGGCTGCTTCAGCTGTGGCCCCCCCACAGCCATGTCACAACATTGGGGTTTTGAGGCAGAGTGGGGGGCATGGAGGGGGCAGCATCCTGCAGCTAacctgtgtttctgtctcagggtTTCTACAAAGGAGGGAAGTTCGTCTTCAGCTTTAAGGTCAGCAAACGCGTCAtttggccccgccccttctctGCTCGCAGACATCATAAGAGTTTGTGTTTCAGGTAGGACAGGGTTACCCCCACGACCCCCCCAAAGTGAAGTGTGAGACGATGGTGTACCACCCCAACATTGACCTGGAAGGAAACGTCTGTCTAAACATCCTCAGGTCAGTTCTTCAGAACCGGAGATCCGAAcagcgaggggggggggggggggttctggagGTTCATGTGTGCTCTTCTGCTCCACAGAGAGGACTGGAAGCCGGTTCTGACGATAAACTCCATCATCTACGGTCTGCAGTATCTCTTTCTAGTAAGACACGTCACATgatctgggggaggggggggggtctgctggTCAGCCAATCATACTGCAGGAGGGTCACCCACTGGGCCCCTCCCAACTGGGAAACTCCTGTCAGTGGGCGGGGCGTATTTGGATAAGGGGACGCCTTAGCTGCCCCCCCATTCCGTAGCTAAATCTAGGAGCAATCTGGAAGAGCGGTTCTGCTAGGGAACAGTGGACCCAGTGGGATCAGCCCAACGTAGAGAACCTGGAACCGGTGGAGGCGGGTCTTCTGCCTGCTTTGATTCAGACTCCAGCTGGAACTGGACCAGAAGGTTCTCCACCGTAGAACGGTTAAAGAACCTTCAGGTCCAGAAGCTGGAACTGGACCTGAAGGTTCTTTAACCGTTCTACGGTGGAGAACCTTCAGAAGACTCATCCTGATGGAACAAAGCTCAGAACTCTTTGTGACTCCGGATGTTTCTGGTTTCGGAACCATGAGAGAAGAAGGTTCTAGACTGTATTTGGGTTCAGTCTTCGTCTGAAGCGACTCCCTGGGTTCTCTCAGTTGGACTGGACACCAAACGGAACCGTGCAGCGGCGGTTCTTTTGGTGTCTGGGCCCCTGTGAATCCCTGAGGTGGTCCGAACCCGCGGTTCTGCTGGTGTCACTGACACGACTGACGCTCGACTCCACCCCCCAGGAGCCAAACCCGGAGGACCCCCTGAACAAGGAGGCGGCGGAGGTCCTGCAGACGAACCGGCGGCTCTTTGAGCAGAATGTCCATCGCTCCCTGAGGGGGGGCTATGTGGGCGCCACCTACTTTGAGAGATGTCTGAAATAGCTGGGCGTCCCACCATCTCACCCTCCCCCCACCCGTTTGCTCTTCAGCCCTGCTGGGGGGCCGcagcaggaaacaggaagtcacACGCAGAAGAAagaagctccgccccctcctcTCACATTCTTTTATGTCCAGCTGTTTTTATGGAAGGTGGGGGGGTCAGCCCAACgctgatgaggatgaagatttgccggatttctttttgtttttttaggctgACATTCAGACACGCCCCTTCCCGTTCCCACATTTTCTGTGGTCCATAGGCCAGCAGCAAActccagaccccccccccccccatcccaccTGGACAGGTTGAGGGGAGAAAGACCCGCCTTAACATTAGGTAgtgggtcgggggggggggttggacaGGAGGGGGTGGAGCAACCTCAGGAAACATTCAGGATCAGGAGACTCAAAGGAGGAGGGGCTTATAGAGTTGAGGTCTTCATATGGGGAGTGGCTAAGTTTGAATGAACACGCCTTAAAATGCTTCTATGATGACATCAGCGGATCTTGATCTTTGTGGGAGGAGCTTATGATGCGGCATCTGGAGACGGCGAGCAACAACCCAGACCTGTTTGGAGTTTGCTGCTAAAACATGGAGCGCCGATGGGTGGGGCTATTGTTTGGTTCGGAACTTTTGCATTTAAATAGAAGGcgcattttattttcatttggggGTTTTAAGGGGTGGAGTCAAAAAGGGGAGGAGTTAAACATTAGGATTCTTGTGAATATGAAACCCCAGCTGTTCACATCGACTGCAATATGAtttatgttaaataaaatatgaactTGAAGACCTCCGTGTTTACCTGTGACAcgtgcacgcacacatgcacgcacacatgcacgcacacatgcacgccCATGAGGACCCTAAGGACGTTCTCAGATAAAGGAGCAGAACAACACGCCTGATTTCTGTGTTCAGGTGTCCAATGAAGGTTAGAACTGGAACTTTTCTTCCGTCTGAATCCACGTGACCTGCAGCACAACGCTTTTCTTTTAAGCCCCTCCCCCTGTAAGAATCATTTGTTCCTAGACTCCAGAACATTCAGCCCTTCATCAGCCAGGACAGAAACTCTGGTTCTCCTGCAGGATCGGCGGTTTCCAAACACACTCATGGTTTCAACAGCATCTCCTgaaggagcagaaccagaacacGTGTACCACTTTAAAGACCCTCCATGCCCGGTCCGGGCTCACAAATCTGCTCTTCCTCGCTGCTCCGACCGTCATTCATCATCAGAACTGTGGAGTTTGACGCCCCGATGGAAATAATGAAAGCAAAAGTTTCTTGCAAGTCCAGTTTTAATGTGAAGGTGTGTTCCAGAGCAGCAGGTAGTCAtcagcacaaaacaatacacTTTCTCTGATGTCAGAGCTCCTCCCCTTTCTGCGCGTGTCCTAGTTACGGCGTCGTGGTCCAGACGCGGTCCGTCAGGCCAGGTGGTGCTGTGTGGTCATAAGGATCAGAGGAACCTCTTTGTCTCCCGTTCCAAGCAGCGGGAACATCCTCTCTGTGAGCTCCGCGTTTCCATGGAAACTGTAGATTTCTGAGCCAGACTTCACGTTGTAGAAGGTCACCTGGGCCTCCTCCACGTCCAGGAACACgcccacctgccgcagcttggGGTGGTGACTTTTCACCTGCAAAGGTAAATGTCACATTAAAGAGGTCTTCATATGTTTTTAAGGGAAGCCATGGCTGATGACATCCATGATAGAAGCATGTTCTCCTTTACATGTGACCCACACGAAAGTCACGTgtgacccacacacacacacacaagagtcACGTgtgacccacacacacacacacgggtcaCGCgtgacccacacacacacacacaagagtcACGTgtgacccacacacacacacacaagagtcACGTgtgacccacacacacacacgggtcaCGCgtgacccacacacacacacacacgggtcaCGCGTGACCCACACACCCGAGTCACGTgtgacccacacacacacacgggtcaCGCGTGACCCAGAGGTCTTTCAGTCAGGAACGTCTTCATTTAGGTCCTCAGTGGGTGTCTCACGTGTGGATCGGTTGTGTGTCCGTGAACCACGTCTGACCTGAACATCAAAGCTTGTGATCTTCAGGTCAGACGTGTGTTTTTATCTGATTCACGTTCAGATGTTAAAGCTGACACGTGAATTTGGTTCTGGATAAACTTTTCTCTCACGAGCTTCTCAGAAGCCGCAGAAAGATGGAGGAGCAGTTGGGGGTCTGAGCATACTTTGGTCAGGGGGGGCGCCGTGAGCGCGCGGAGCTGGTTTCCGCTCCACCAGAGGGCGTAGTACCCATTGGAGGGGCTCATGTCGAACAAGCCTTTCCTCTGAGCCGACTCGCTGATCACACCCAGCTTCCAGTCCTTGTTCTCGCCCACAAACACCTGCAAGACAAAGATCAGGGTCGAACTTCTCGTCACGGTCCTGGACCCGGTCTCCATCCGTGGACGCGGGTCTGACCTCCCAGTAGTGGCGGCCAGAGCTGAAGCCCTCCTTGGCGATGACGCAGGACCACACGTCGAACCTGTGGGGGCTGTTCCTGAAGAACTGCAGCTTCTCGCCGCGCTTCACCTGCTTCCTGTCCTCGGACAGGATGAGGAACGGGTACGCCGTCACCGGGTTCAGCGTCACGTCCTCTGCAGGTCAGAGCACGATGGCAGATCAGAACTGTGAGGAAAACTGGAACCTCTCCTCTAAGCTCAGAAGCGGCTTTAAGAACAAACAGTTCTGCAGAACCAGTCTGGGTCACTCTTACCCATGTAAACACGGGCCTTCTTGTGTCCTGAAAGAGAAAACCAGATTTCAGCTCTAGAACCCGAGAACACGAGGAGAACCGGCTTTTCTAGAGCGGGTCTGTACCTGAAACCTGTTTGAGCCTCTTCACATCTGAGGAGACAGGAGACAGAAAGTGACCAGCTGCACCTCCACAAACAGCTGAGAAACTTCTGACTGGGAGTTCCTGTTGGCCTAGCAGCCCAGCTGAGGGGAATAATGCCCCACAGAAGCAGCTCTAGATGCCTCCTCACCTTTCAGTGACCACTGGCTCTTCCTCAGACTGGCTGTGCTTCCTCTCAGACTCATCATGCTGTCGGCCGCCATCAGGTCACCTGCTGGAACTGGACAGGTAGGGGGGGTGTCACAGATGAGCGTGCACGTGTAACCCCGCCTCCCTTCAACTCACAGGAGTCTCTGAAGCTTCTGTGACCACCGGGAAGACCATCGCCCATCTGGATCTCATCCAGTTTCTCCTTCACCTCCATCAGGCCGCTCTTCACCTCCTCCAGTGGGAAATGGAGGGAAAACACCTCGTCCTCCTCGTCCTCCCCCACTTGCTGCTcctcccccagaggagctgtggcTTCTTCAAAACTCTGCAAGGAGAAGGAGATGTTTCCAGCGGCTCAGGAGAGCCCGGCCTCCTCCGTCTGCTGCTCCTCACCTGCAGGAACCGGATGTGGTCCTGACTGCTGGCCTGGACCTCCAGCTCCGCCCTCTTTTCGTTCAGCTGGCGAAGTTCCACCTCCAGGCGGTTGACCAGACTCTCCCCCTTGGAGACCAGAGGGTCCAGCTGACTCTCCATCCTGCCCACCACCTGAGTCCGGACCCGGTCCAGTGCCGCGGACAGCTGGTCCAGCAGGTTCTCCACGTCGCCGCGCTCTCGGCCGGCATAGTTCTGAGGAACGTGCCGGATCGGACATGAGGACATGTGACCTGGACCACAAACCTGCACTCGGCAGCGCCTCGGACCTGGAGcccctccagcttcctcctcaggtCCCCCAGGCGGCTCTCCTTCTCCCGGATGCGGTTGAGGATCTCCTGCTCCGTCCGAGCCATCTGTTTCTGGAGACAGCAGAGGGGTGAGCGCCTGCCCTGCCGGTCCTGACTCAGGAGCGCCCcctttcctctctacctgtttgttgAGCCGTTCCGTCTGGACCGAGACGGTTTTGTGGGTCCGATGTTCCTCCAGAACGCAGATGGCGCAGATGCAGCGATGACATGTCCTGCAGTACACCTGGACACACGAACTCATCAGCAGGAAGCCCCAAACACCACTAAACGTCCTGCACTCCCATCTACCTCCAGCAGGCGGCGGTGCATGGAGCAGGTGCGGCCCCTCAGGGCCTCCTGGGGGTCCATCAGGGGGTGCTTGGAGTAAAAGGGCGTAGTGAGGTGAGGCTGCACGTGCTCGTTGCAGTAGGAGGCGGTGCACGTGAGGCAGGATCTGACGGCCGGACGCTTCACGCCTGTGCACACGTCACACCACACCACGTCGCCGCCCACACTCGCCACCTTCTGGCTTTCTGGTGGTGGCGACAAAAACGGGTTGGTGCTCCTGCCGTCCTCCGCCATCGTCATGACAACAGGCGAACTGTTCCTGGGGGGCGGTGGCGGGAGCCCGGCGGCGctgtaatgcgccactttgtatTTATCCGCGATGAGCGCGAAGACTTTGTTGATGCTGAGCAGCGGACGCTCATCGAACTGACGCTTGCACAGCGGACACGTGCACACCTGGCTGGACGCCCAGTAACCGCCGATGCAGGCCTGCAACACACGCAGCGTCTCAGGTCAACAGCGCCCCCGCAGGCCAGCGGGGGGCACTGCAGGCCCAGCTTACCTGGCAGAAGTTGTGCCCACAGGGAGTGGAAACCGGGTCGGTGAACAGGTCCAGGCAGATGGAGCAGGTCAGCTCCTGCTCTGAGAACAGTTCTGGAGCCTCCGCCATGGTTCCTCGTCAGGCTGAAACCCCAGAACCAAACCCAGAAAATGAGGAACAAACGGACGAGCttctgaaatgtcaaaaaactgAAACTTCTGCAGCATCTTGACAAGACGACATGTCCAACGCTGCTGCTGGGAAGGAGGGCGGGAACTCTGGTTTGGACAGAACAGGAGAACCTTGGTCTTCTGGAGAACAAGGTTCTCTGAGACAGgaagaggagaaccacagagaggaggagaaccacagataggaggagaaccaaagagaggaggagaaccaaagagaggaggagaaccaaagataggaggagaaccaaagagaggaggagaaccaatgagaggaggagaaccaaagataggaggagaaccaaagataggaggagaaccaaagataggaggagaaccaatgagaggaggagaaccaaagagaggaggagaaccaaagataggaggagaaccaatgagaggaggagaaccaatgagaggaggagaaccaaagataggaggagaaccaaagagaggaggagaaccaatgagaggaggagaaccaaagataggaggagaaccaaagagaggaggagaaccaaagataggaggagaaccaatgagaggaggagaaccaaagagaggaggagaaccaaagagaggaggagaaccaaagagaggaggagaaccaaagagaggaggagaaccaaagagaggaggagaaccaaagaggaggagaaccaaagagaggaggagaaccaaagagaggaggagaaccaaagagaggaggagaaccaaagagaggaggagaaccaaagagaggaggagaaccaaagataggaggagaaccaaagataggaggagaaccaaagagaggagaaccacacagaggaggagaaccaaagataggaggagaaccaaagagaggaggagaaccaaagagaggaggagaaccaatgagaggaggagaaccacacagaggaggagaaccaaagagaggaggagaaccaaagagaggaggagaaccaatgagaggaggagaaccaatgagaggaggagaaccaaagataggaggagaaccaaagataggaggagaaccaatgagaggaggaccacagagaggaggagaaccaaagagaggagaaccacacagaggaggagaaccaaagagaggaggaaaaccaaagagaggaggagaaccaaagagaggaggagaaccaatgagaggaggagaaccaatgagaggaggagaaccaaagagaggagaaccaaagagaggaggagaaccacacagaggaggagaaccaaagagaggaggagaaccaatgagaggaggagaaccaatgagaggaggagaaccaaagagaggaggagagccaaagagaggaggagaaccaaagataggaggagaaccaatgagaggaggagaaccaatgagaggaggagaaccaaagataggaggagaaccaatgagaggaggagaaccacacagaggaggagaaccaatgagaggaggagaaccacacagaggaggagaaccaaagataggaggagaaccaaagagaggaggagaaccaaagagaggaggagaaccaaagagaggaggagaaccaaagataggaggagaaccaatgagaggaggagaaccaatgagaggagagaggaggagaaccaaagagaggaggagaaccaatgagaggaggagaaccaaagataggaggagaaccaaagagaggaggagaaccaatgagaggaggagaaccaaagataggaggagaaccaatgagaggaggagaaccaaagagaggaggagagccaaagagaggaggagaaccaaagataggaggagaaccaatgagaggaggagaaccaatgagaggaggagaaccaaagataggaggagaaccaatgagaggaggaccacacagaggaggagaaccaaagagaggagaaccacacagaggaggagaaccaaagagaggaggagaaccaaagagaggaggagaaccaatgagaggaggagaaccaatgagaggaggagaaccaaagagaggagaaccacacagaggaggagaaccaaagagaggaggagaaccaaagagaggaggagaaccaaagagaggaggagaaccaatgagaggagaaccaaagataggaggagaaccaaagataggaggagaaccaaagagaggagaaccacacagaggaggagaaccacacagaggaggagaaccaaagataggaggagaaccaaagataagaggagaaccacacagaggaggagaaccacacagaggaggagaaccaaagagaggagaaccacacagaggaggagaaccacacagaggaggagaaccaaagagaggagaaccacacagaggaggagaaccaaagagaggaggagaaccaaagagaggaggagaaccaaagataggaggagaaccaaagataggaggagaaccacacagaggaggagaaccaaagataggaggagaaccaaagataggaggagaaccaaagataggaggagaaccaaagataggaggagaaccaaagataggaggagaaccaatgagaggaggagaaccacacagaggaggagaaccaaagagaggaggagaaccacagagaggagaaccacacagaggaggagaaccaaagagaggaggagaaccaaagagaggaggagaaccaaagagaggaggagaaccaaagataggaggagaaccaatgagaggaggagaaccacacagaggaggagaaccaaagagaggaggagaaccaaagagaggaggagaaccaaagagaggaggagaaccaaagataggaggagaaccacacagaggaggagaaccaaagataggaggagaaccaaagataggaggagaaccaaagataggaggagaaccaaagataggaggagaaccaaagataagaggagaaccacacagaggaggagaaccacacagaggaggagaaccaaagagaggagaaccacacagaggaggagaaccacacagaggaggagaaccaaagagaggagaaccacacagaggaggagaaccaaagagaggaggagaaccaaagagaggaggagaaccaaagataggaggagaaccaaagataggaggagaaccacacagaggaggagaaccaaagataggaggagaaccaaagataggaggagaaccaaagataggaggagaaccaaagataggaggagaaccaatgagaggaggagaaccacacagaggaggagaaccaaagagaggaggagaaccacagagaggagaaccacacagaggaggagaaccaaagagaggaggagaaccaaagagaggaggagaaccaaagagaggaggagaaccaaagataggaggagaaccaatgagaggaggagaaccacacagaggaggagaaccaaagagaggaggagaaccaaagagaggaggagaaccaaagagaggaggagaaccaaagataggaggagaaccacacagaggaggagaaccaaagataggaggagaaccaaagataggaggagaaccaaagataggaggagaaccaaagataggaggagaaccaaagataggaggagaaccaatgagaggaggagaaccacacagaggaggagaaccaaagagaggaggagaaccacagagaggagaaccacacagaggaggagaaccaaagagaggaggagaaccaaagagaggaggagaaccaaagagaggaggagaaccaaagataggaggagaaccaaagataggaggagaaccacacagaggaggagaaccaaagataggaggagaaccaaagataggaggagaaccaaagataggaggagaaccaaagataggaggagaaccaaagataggaggagaaccaatgagaggaggagaaccacacagaggaggagaaccaaagagaggaggagaaccacagagaggagaaccacacagaggaggagaaccaaagagaggaggagaaccaaagagaggaggagaaccaaagagaggaggagaaccaaagagaggaggagaaccaaagataggaggagaaccaaagagaggaggagaaccaaagagaggaggagaaccaaagagaggaggagaaccaaagataggaggagaaccaaagataggaggagaaccaaagagaggaggagaaccacacagaggaggagaaccgaAGGGTTCTTCTTCATGATGCTTTTCTTTGCATTCAGACAAAACGCCCACTCATGAGGTGGGTGGGGGGCTTTCTAGTCCACTCCTAGTCCAGGAGTTGGAGGGACCTTAAAGGGAGAACACCGTCTGTCTCCATCCTCCTCTCCTAACTCCTTTTGACCTCCACGACCCTCGTCATGTTGTCCTTCAGCAGAACTGGCCTCAAACGCCTTGCGTTGAGTTTGGGGCAGTTGGAGATGAGCTTCAGGGTCGTTCCTGCTCCTGACTGACGGTCGTCCATCGGAGAGCAAACACCGAGATCAGAGACTGAAACCTCAGAGGTTCCTGAAGAACAAGACCCAGCAGGACCTTAGGTCAGCCAGAAGGACCCGAGGTCCACCGGAAGGACCCGAGGACCGACAGGTCGGACGGCTCCTGTCTGAAGGGTCTCATTATCCGGTGGGTTCCTCTTCCGAGGACGAGGAAAAGATTCTCCAGACACTAAAAGGA includes:
- the ube2m gene encoding NEDD8-conjugating enzyme Ubc12, whose translation is MIKLFSLKQQKKDEESAGGNRAGAGGKKASAAQLRIQKDINELNLPKTCEISFPDDDDLLNFRLIISPDEGFYKGGKFVFSFKVGQGYPHDPPKVKCETMVYHPNIDLEGNVCLNILREDWKPVLTINSIIYGLQYLFLEPNPEDPLNKEAAEVLQTNRRLFEQNVHRSLRGGYVGATYFERCLK
- the LOC101156701 gene encoding E3 ubiquitin-protein ligase TRIM7; this translates as MAEAPELFSEQELTCSICLDLFTDPVSTPCGHNFCQACIGGYWASSQVCTCPLCKRQFDERPLLSINKVFALIADKYKVAHYSAAGLPPPPPRNSSPVVMTMAEDGRSTNPFLSPPPESQKVASVGGDVVWCDVCTGVKRPAVRSCLTCTASYCNEHVQPHLTTPFYSKHPLMDPQEALRGRTCSMHRRLLEVYCRTCHRCICAICVLEEHRTHKTVSVQTERLNKQKQMARTEQEILNRIREKESRLGDLRRKLEGLQNYAGRERGDVENLLDQLSAALDRVRTQVVGRMESQLDPLVSKGESLVNRLEVELRQLNEKRAELEVQASSQDHIRFLQSFEEATAPLGEEQQVGEDEEDEVFSLHFPLEEVKSGLMEVKEKLDEIQMGDGLPGGHRSFRDSFPAGDLMAADSMMSLRGSTASLRKSQWSLKDVKRLKQVSGHKKARVYMEDVTLNPVTAYPFLILSEDRKQVKRGEKLQFFRNSPHRFDVWSCVIAKEGFSSGRHYWEVFVGENKDWKLGVISESAQRKGLFDMSPSNGYYALWWSGNQLRALTAPPLTKVKSHHPKLRQVGVFLDVEEAQVTFYNVKSGSEIYSFHGNAELTERMFPLLGTGDKEVPLILMTTQHHLA